The Candida albicans SC5314 chromosome 5, complete sequence genome includes a region encoding these proteins:
- a CDS encoding uncharacterized protein (Putative multidrug resistance protein; upregulated by Efg1p), with translation MHLWKSLSQSNKDIRILWGSVFLRMANYGLTNQVLTLYLKSLNINETKIGLFMTLTLIGDTIISYYLTWNADEKIGRRNVMILGTIMMFFSGIVFGLNIQVDNNNNNNNMEVHFYILLMAAIFGVISPSGDETGPFKSVEEASIAHLTPHNHRPEIFAFYGLFATAGAAIGSLLCGILVDYWNLTMGVDIIQCYRYVFLVYSGIALIKFGLMMGLSEKCEIHQKKHASNNNNNNNNNNNNNNNNNNNNNNNNNNNEASLLLETDSVESDDLDNTSILSTGTKISKLSNISKYYLPRLLCIFMLDSLGYGFMPNAWIVYYLKITFELTASSLGILFFITNSVDSISSLPSAYLSKLIGPVKTILFTQIPSAIFFGLTIIPSNYPLVAILLILYFTTSTMDVVPRQVLLTSIMPKQDITKVMGIVNIGKTLARCIGPIITGKLASINKLYVGFIINSCCVLLADMILAINFLHLDEEILLKQSIIQEIE, from the coding sequence ATGCATTTATGGAAATCATTATCacaatcaaataaagaTATTAGAATTCTTTGGGGGTCAGTTTTCCTAAGAATGGCAAATTATGGATTAACAAATCAAGTATTAACCTTATATTTAAAATCTTtaaatattaatgaaaCCAAAATAGGATTATTTATGACATTGACTTTAATTGGTGATACAATTATATCATATTATCTTACTTGGAATGCTGATGAAAAAATCGGTAGACGGAATGTAATGATTTTAGGTACCATAATGATGTTTTTTCTGGGTATTGTGTTTGGATTAAATATTCAAGttgataacaataataataataataatatggAGGTGcatttttatatattattgatgGCGGCGATATTTGGAGTTATATCACCAAGTGGTGATGAAACAGGACCATTTAAATCTGTGGAAGAAGCAAGTATTGCTCATTTGACACCTCATAATCATCGACCGGAAATATTTGCCTTTTATGGATTATTTGCTACTGCTGGTGCTGCCATAGGATCATTATTATGTGGAATATTAGTTGATTATTGGAATTTAACCATGGGGGTGGATATTATTCAATGTTATCGATACGTTTTCTTGGTATATTCAGGAATTGCCTTGATTAAATTTGGTTTAATGATGGGATTATCGGAAAAATGTGAAatacaccaaaaaaaacatgcctccaacaacaacaacaacaataacaacaacaataacaacaataacaacaacaataacaacaataacaataacaataataataatgaagcCTCACTTTTATTGGAAACAGATTCTGTCGAGTCAGATGACTTGGATAATacatcaattttatcaacGGGAACAAAGATATctaaattatcaaacatTTCCAAATATTACCTTCCTCGATTATTATGTATTTTCATGCTTGATTCATTAGGTTATGGATTCATGCCTAATGCATGGatagtttattatttaaaaatcaCATTTGAATTAACTGCCAGTAGTCTTggaatattatttttcataaCCAATTCtgttgattcaatttcttcattacCTTCAGCTTATTTATCGAAATTAATTGGTCCCGTTAAAACCATTTTATTTACCCAAATCCCATcagcaattttttttggattaaCAATTATTCCATCAAATTATCCATTGGTGGccatattattaatattatatttcaCTACTTCAACTATGGATGTTGTTCCTAGACAAGTATTATTGACTTCAATTATGCCAAAACAAGATATAACTAAAGTTATGGGGATAGTAAATATTGGGAAAACTTTGGCTCGTTGTATTGGACCAATAATAACGGGGAAATTGGCAagtattaataaattatatgttgggtttattattaattcttgttgtGTATTGTTGGCTGATATGATTTTGGCAATTAATTTCTTACATttagatgaagaaatattattaaaacaaagtataattcaagaaattgagTAA
- a CDS encoding uncharacterized protein (Protein of unknown function), protein MVCYFSGYDDFSRLMGWMDGWSTKSMFLLWWYFIRPTKSLIRSDCFGILKTIKSFLTIVCFVVIIEPTLKSRLYQPSSDSYYSPY, encoded by the coding sequence ATGGTATGCTATTTCTCTGGTTATGATGATTTTAGTCGACTAATGGGATGGATGGATGGATGGTCCACTAAATCCATGTtcttgttgtggtggtattTTATTCGTCCCACTAAACTGCTCATCAGATCCGATTGTTTTGggatattgaaaacaatcaaatcatttcttactattgtttgttttgttgttattattgaacCCACCCTTAAATCTAGACTATATCAACCCTCATCAGATAGCTACTATTCCCCCTATTAA
- a CDS encoding rRNA-processing protein (Putative rRNA processing protein; Spider biofilm induced): MGKAKKTRKFAAVKRTLNTKKDQRLTQNNANNNNTNKKKGGGSGGVVDDPELTRSVPQVSSALFFKYNESIKPPYQVLIDTNFINFSIQKKIDIIRGLMDCLMAKCIPIITDCVIAELEKLGSKYRIALKLAKDPRIQRLKCSHVGTYADDCLVNRVIQHKCYIVATNDADLKRRIRKIPGIPIMSVGGHSYVIERLPDVF, from the coding sequence ATGGGTAAAGCTAAAAAGACAAGAAAGTTTGCTGCTGTGAAAAGAACATTaaacacaaaaaaagaCCAACGTCTAACTCAAAACAAtgccaacaacaacaacactaacaaaaagaagggtggtggtagtggtggtgttgttgatgatcCAGAATTAACTCGATCGGTCCCACAAGTATCATCAgcattatttttcaaatataatgAATCTATAAAACCACCATATCAAGTATTAATCGATacaaattttataaatttttctattcaaaaaaaaatcgatATAATTCGAGGATTAATGGATTGTTTAATGGCAAAATGTATTCCCATAATAACTGATTGTGTTATTGCcgaattagaaaaattgggATCAAAATATCGAATTGCTTTAAAATTAGCTAAAGATCCAAGAATTCAACGATTGAAATGTAGTCATGTTGGAACTTATGCTGATGATTGTTTAGTTAATCGAGTTATACAACATAAATGTTATATTGTTGCTACTAATGATGctgatttgaaaagaagaataagaaaaatTCCCGGGATTCCTATAATGAGTGTTGGTGGTCATTCTTATGTTATTGAAAGATTACCTGATGTTTTTTAA
- a CDS encoding uncharacterized protein (Protein with Mob2p-dependent hyphal regulation; fluconazole-induced), giving the protein MTNHHPYLSKPSQQRDKTSLIPKIPRNKHIRQQQSPPQTAQSPHKTSYQDDLFSFINFNEFEFSQRGTLLKSKTRTPNQFFLTKNPNQNNPLLESNSKIQDNDDNSGSDTINSTTNNTTNNTNTNNNITTTITTNDCSIFSTLENNKNRNDTTVATSTIYNISNNELVDTLSIVSSNLIVDDKYRLNIISDDASYQPSHVNNNNNIHNGTITTTTTTTTTTSIVEATGCSSSIITPTQSTKVVVGKKLIDRLHHSLIDYTSDHVSIEQGSIDCSIESGEKDYNCKFNTHHHYQGEEEERFGDNKYYQNIIHHNGNQCDNVSPSPSLSPPSSSYMQDQPSLDLLILSPQKSPTTNQHHKKYKRKLLKPNTTTTTATGTPKISRLSLLDSSHPMIPIPTLSSKFSSTILIDDPIAINNNLMTNAIYQPQLTSTHKHKHKHKHNQPNYPLDPFQESSVTTATTTTTTTNTTTSVVSKHGSLTNVIQLMKKKVRHLYNNVLHNKGVNEKLNIKKELNSENAKDNNNEIQEVNNLEIKPNSCTTTTTTTISNSGSTMTATTTAIANTTITKPKKKMINNTNTIDNQNHKNNTNKLLSELKPPNTTLNRTSNLRLNRNMTMTGINHDNISINGSIINEGYEKDEQLTGALLYIISEYPQEEEEDQEEEKQEKEEGVTKSQQNQIIKSKETLSSSSSSHGDNRLIGKLEESSNDGDDEQSNSNLHSLESSNEQQQQKDITTVAEGAEIEIEIETEKEKEEDFYHDNNDSNTSLENFYGLDNEFLFNSITIK; this is encoded by the coding sequence ATGACTAACCATCATCCATATCTACTGAAACCATCACAACAGAGGGATAAAACATCTTTAATACCCAAAATTCCTAGAAATAAACATATtcgtcaacaacaatccCCACCACAAACTGCACAATCTCCACATAAAACTTCTTATCaagatgatttattttcatttataaattttaatgaatttgaattttctCAACGAGGCACTTTATTAAAATCGAAAACAAGAAcaccaaatcaatttttcttaaCTAAAAACCCCAATCAGAATAACCCCCTCCTTGAATCTAATTCCAAAATTcaagataatgatgataatagtGGGAGTGATACTATAAATAGTACCACAAATAATACCACTAACAATAccaatactaataataatatcaccaccaccattaccacTAATGATTGTAGTATATTTTCAACCCTTGAAAATAACAAGAATAGAAATGACACTACTGTTGCCACTAGCACAATTTACAACATTagtaataatgaattagtTGATACATTATCTATTGTTTCATCTAATTTGATAGTTGATGATAAATATCGATTGAATATTATTTCTGATGATGCTTCATATCAACCATCACAtgttaacaataataataacattCATAATGGTACAATaactaccaccaccactactactactaccacaTCAATAGTTGAAGCCACTggttgtagtagtagtataaTTACTCCTACACAAAGTACTAAAGTGGTAGtgggaaaaaaattgattgatcgATTACATCATagtttgattgattataCTAGTGATCATGTACTGATTGAACAAGGATCTATTGATTGTAGTATTGAATCAGGGGAAAAAGATTACAATTGTAAATTTAATACTCATCATCACTACcaaggagaagaagaagaaagatttGGTGACAATAAATATTATCAGAATATTATTCATCACAATGGAAATCAATGTGACAATGTATCTCCCTCACCATCATtatcaccaccatcatCTTCGTACATGCAAGATCAACCATCAttagatttattaatattatcaccacaaaaatcaccaacaactaatcaacatcataagaaatataaacgaaaattattaaaaccaaatactacaacaacaacagcaacaggaacaccaaaaatttcaagattATCTTTATTAGATTCACTGCATCCAATGATTCCTATACCTacattatcatcaaaatttCTGTCGACtatattaattgatgatcCAATAgctataaataataatttaatgaCTAATGCTATATATCAACCACAATTAACCCTGACCCATAAACATAAACATAAACATAAACATAATCAACCAAATTATCCATTGGATCCATTTCAAGAATCATCAGTTACAACGGctactacaacaacaactactactaatactaCTACATCAGTGGTATCAAAACATGGATCATTAACTAATGTGatacaattgatgaaaaagaaagttcgacatttatataataatgttCTTCATAATAAAGGAgtgaatgaaaaattaaacataaaaaaagaattgaattctGAAAATGCCAAAGATAATAACAATGAAATTCAAGAAGTAAACAATCTTGaaataaaaccaaattcatgtacaacaacaacaaccacaactaTTAGTAATAGTGGTAGTACCATGaccgccaccaccaccgccaTCGCCAACACCACCATAACCAAGccgaaaaagaaaatgataaataatACCAATACAATCgataatcaaaatcataaaAATAACACCAACAAGCTACTATCTGAACTCAAACCACCCAACACTACATTAAATCGTACATCAAATCTAAGATTAAATCGAAATATGACGATGACAGGAATAAATCATGATAATATATCTATAAATGGCAGTATAATAAATGAAGGATATGAAAAGGATGAACAATTGACTGGAGCATTACTTTATATAATTAGTGAATATCCCcaagaagaggaagaggaccaagaagaagaaaaacaagaaaaagaggaaGGGGTTACCAAGTcacaacaaaatcaaattattaaatcaaaagagacattatcatcatcatcatcatcacatGGTGATAATCGATTAATTGgaaaattagaagaaagttcaaatgatggtgatgatgaacaaAGTAATTCTAATTTACATAGTCTAGAGAGTTCTaatgaacaacaacaacaaaaggaTATTACTACCGTGGCGGAGGGAgctgaaattgaaattgaaattgaaactgagaaagaaaaagaagaagatttttatcatgataataatgatagtAATACTAGtttagaaaatttttatgGACTTGACaatgaatttttattcaatagTATAACcattaaatga
- a CDS encoding uncharacterized protein (Ortholog of C. parapsilosis CDC317 : CPAR2_302980, C. dubliniensis CD36 : Cd36_53630, Pichia stipitis Pignal : PICST_32155 and Candida orthopsilosis Co 90-125 : CORT_0E05120), with product MNDNFNSSNFSSFKNSPTLLTSTNEQLNRLWNLILKFDRISITSTDINIEDTDNNSSTGDDQFISIEKFYKLLINYHKLIELITIKNNELTIMKFQCFEIIRNIQQQQQQQKPNTHKMFNQHNSTATYSSSSFSSFNETGKKLQDIFNPKEEFDSTI from the coding sequence AtgaatgataattttaatagttcaaatttttcaagtttcaaaaattcaCCAACCTTGTTAACACTGACTAATGAACAATTAAATAGATTATggaatttgatattgaaatttgataGAATATCAATAACATCAACCGATATTAATATCGAAGATActgataataatagtagtacTGGTGatgatcaatttatttctattgaaaaattctataaattattaattaattatcataaattaattgaattaatcactattaaaaataatgaattaacaattatgaaattccaatgttttgaaatcattcgtaatattcaacaacaacaacaacaacaaaagcCGAACACACACAAGATGTTTAACCAACACAATTCTACAGCAacttattcttcttcttctttttcttcatttaatGAAACAGGTAAAAAACTTCAAGATATTTTCAAcccaaaagaagaatttgattctACAATATAA
- a CDS encoding uncharacterized protein (Similar to Rab GTPase activators; Hap43p-induced gene), which yields MIHQRTFSTDSFNPNNKHNSTSTTTTTTNNNMLHLNKQININDTNFEEISIPSKKRYSTVSIKQQQYPQQSQFQTPKNYCPSPLQLTRSSSIRSNGSINTILQQQLQQQSPMMVLQSQQQQQQQSVPNTPPSQYIININRTPNNLTPSQRLSLRKSNINNSISQYKSDQTNIFKYKQNPSPPPPPAAVLSEQQQQRNSPIIDDADELIDDNVIFNVPFSQSILSLNQHEKFLFDNQSRNMSFVTDDSTRTSSIISHVSINDSVSSIGGATNNDSIEQEEEEEEMHNISTSTIKKGNDTIITNITNEQFRSISKDAQELTVLCNKDEFAQIYDESFQKRKMLSNFKKIQSILPNRGTNTNSGGGGGGNGGGTVDSKFYSFTRPTWLPPKSSYEKAKHQKESEDILYNALYQESQLQQKRINELDSTIKQRNLDIKTWERSLLNIKTFQELSFKDITELYWRGISNEIRSNVWWKINLLKKPGKFNESFCDFYFDKYLIIQSKLCHLDKISREGKGSNTTTNSSRDDDDDDDDDEQTLLHSKVFDVKLLQWAKLYNQIYKDLMINVYPDANYFQDHQVISKINKIVISVILYLCDQSEATTTTTTTTTNSDVDVFKFYFPGMINLASIYYYNFKNTYKSFVSMCQFYNLRLPSMMITYLNCPNVELQSILKSSLNSYMIYKFEKILKFKLNRISVHFKIHNINSFDYLPQLILSLGLNLFNFEISQRIIDLILFDPNYDEIIINLIINYMMKIQHKLFGNKQEILSALLGGGGRNSSNGTTTTTTTTTNANSSPSSSGNGSSSTVNPKYITGSNTYRYVNVGYEIEFLNSLRELCK from the coding sequence ATGATACATCAACGTACATTTTCAACTGATTCATTTAATCCTAATAACAAACACAACAGCACCAGtacaactactactactactaataataatatgcttcatttaaataaacaaattaatattaatgatacaaattttgaagaaatttcaATACCTTCGAAAAAACGTTATAGTACAGTAAGtatcaaacaacaacaataccCGCAACAATCACAATTTCAAACACCTAAAAACTATTGTCCATCTCCTTTACAACTTACTCGATCATCATCTATACGTAGTAATGGATCGATAAATACTattttacaacaacaacttcaacaacaatctcCAATGATGGTATTGCAActgcaacagcaacagcaacaacaactggtACCAAATACTCCACCTTCACAATAcattataaatatcaatCGTACTCCTAATAATTTAACTCCTTCACAACGATTAAGTTTACGTAAATCCAACATCAATAATAGTATTTCTCAATATAAATCAGATCAAACcaatatattcaaatataaacaaaacccatcaccaccaccaccaccagcagCAGTCTTAtcagaacaacaacaacagagaAATTCACCCATAATTGATGATGctgatgaattaattgatgataatgttATATTTAATGTTCCATTTTCacaatcaatattatcattaaatcaacatgaaaaatttttatttgataatcaGTCAAGAAATATGTCATTTGTCACTGATGATTCTACAAGAACCAGTTCAATAATATCTCATGTTAGTATTAATGATAGTGTTTCATCAATTGGGGGTGCAACTAATAATGATTCTATTGagcaagaagaagaagaagaagaaatgcATAATATTAGtacatcaacaattaaaaagGGTAATGATACTATTATAACAAACATTACTAATGAACAATTCCGTAGTATATCTAAAGATGCTCAAGAATTAACGGTATTATGTAATAAAGATGAATTTGCCCAAATTTATGATGAAAGTTTCCAAAAACGGAAAATGTTatctaatttcaaaaaaattcaatcaatacTACCTAATCGTGGCACTAACACCaatagtggtggtggtggtggtggcaatggtggtggtacaGTTGATTCgaaattttattcttttacTAGACCAACATGGTTACCACCTAAATCTAGTTATGAAAAAGCTAAACATCAAAAAGAATCTGAAgatatattatataatgCTCTTTATCAAGAATCtcaattacaacaaaaaagaattaatgaattagattcaacaataaaacaACGGAATTTAGATATTAAAACATGGGAACgatcattattaaatattaaaacatttcaagaattatcatttaaaGATATTACCGAATTATATTGGCGTGGTAtatcaaatgaaattagAAGTAATGTTTGGTggaaaattaatttattgaaaaaacccgggaaatttaatgaatcattttgtgatttttattttgataaatatttaatcattcaatcaaaattatGTCATTTAGATAAAATATCACGAGAAGGAAAAGGGAGcaatactactactaatagtagtagagatgatgatgatgatgatgatgatgacgaacAAACCTTGCTTCATTCAAAAGTGTTTGATgtcaaattattacaatGGGCGAAAttatataatcaaatttataaagATTTAATGATTAATGTTTATCCCGATgcaaattattttcaagATCATCAAGTTATTagtaaaatcaataaaattgtCATTAGTGtgatattatatttatgtGATCAATCAgaagcaacaacaacaacaacaacaacaacaaccaattCTGATGTAGATgtatttaaattttatttcCCAGGAATGATTAATTTAgcatcaatttattattataatttcaaaaacacTTACAAAAGTTTTGTTTCAATGTGtcaattttataatttacGTTTACCTAGTATGATGATAACTTATTTGAATTGTCCTAATGTTGAacttcaatcaattttaaaatcttCATTAAACAGTTATatgatttataaatttgaaaaaattttaaaatttaaattaaatcGTATTTCTGTTCATTTTAAAATTCATAAtattaattcatttgattatttaccTCAATTAATATTAAGTTTAggattaaatttatttaattttgaaattagtcaaagaattattgatttaatattatttgatccaaattatgatgaaattataattaatttgattattaattatatgatgaaaattcaacataaattatttggtaataaacaagaaattttatCCGCCCTATTAGGTGGTGGGGGTAGAAATAGCTCAAatggaacaacaacaacaactactactactactaatgCTAATTCATCACCTTCAAGT
- the PGA56 gene encoding Pga56p (Regulator of sorbose utilization; putative GPI-anchor; hypha and cell wall regeneration induced; colony morphology-related gene regulation by Ssn6; induced by Tbf1, Hap43; Spider biofilm induced) yields the protein MQFTKVIASLALVASINAKFHNTTGAAAGNGTVAGGSNSTGGAGSHNGTGASNGSSSKSSGSGAAVNSVTGLAALAAVGAALLY from the coding sequence ATGCAATTCACCAAAGTTATCGCTTCATTAGCCTTAGTTGCTTCCATCAACGCTAAATTCCACAACACCACTGGTGCTGCTGCTGGTAACGGTACCGTTGCCGGTGGTTCCAACTCTACTGGTGGTGCTGGTTCCCATAACGGTACTGGTGCTTCTAACGGTTCTTCCAGTAAATCTTCTGGTTCCGGTGCTGCTGTCAACTCCGTCACTGGTTTGGCTGCTTTAGCTGCTGTTGGTGCTGCTTTATTGTACTAG
- a CDS encoding uncharacterized protein (Ortholog of S. cerevisiae Sia1; involved in activation of the Pma1 plasma membrane H+-ATPase by glucose in S. cerevisiae; Spider biofilm induced), translated as MSSIKQSRPRSLSNVLMMFNKQYKKLMISLVGFITLTFVIHIFNSSSPTKSPDLSLFQAQQLQTPGFLPTNKKAVQIISDFTVLKCNIYSKCNVPKGYIQLFPSLNYYHNSKIKTDYYLIIKLSSIDQTTKIITDVTTTNKNDNDNSDSSSSSSYEEIIIEPGKLSLYKKTQMVNVDQPIDDKLPILRSIDVLFGNNDLIDSRPHHKSLHLSNSESMHTILSLNMMTLTDQNDLQEIHQQTINLRNSQLIETMNNKYKIMQLSDLHFGQDLGRCDDSNTSSGGGGDGDRDGDGDEHVDEFKCSSDLKTLKFIEKSIQEENPDLIVITGDLIDIHRSIDYKSILLKSLQPILAHKIKFIYTFGDEIKDQLTKISIIQFLSTLPNCLNTVPQEVIEDNNNNNNNNNKMHGITNYNFQIKQKSSTPSSSSSISVTVLDSEDHLIDDSQMTYLYRINNELLNDYKLLFFHYPLPQFRPKGKFKIVGSYNEKHELDRKTKLKFHDDIISCGYNVISVGHEHENDACLLSSSSSSSNSDKSIWLCYNSITGDSGITKLDKQYVRKLRLFEIDFEKNRILSWKRKEIDNQPFDYQSIYEKPQKKEKEK; from the coding sequence ATGTCTAGTATAAAACAATCACGACCAAGATCATTATCCAATGTACTAATGATGTTTAATAAACAgtataaaaaattaatgatttcacTTGTGGGATTCATTACTTTAACATTTGTGAttcatattttcaattcttcttcacctACCAAATCACCcgatttatcattatttcaAGCTCAACAATTACAAACTCCTGGATTTCTTCCTACTAATAAAAAAGCCGTACAAATCATTAGTGATTTCACAGTATTAAAATGTAATATTTATAGTAAATGTAACGTCCCTAAAGGTTACATTCAATTATTCCCAagtttaaattattatcataattcgaaaattaaaacagattattatttaattattaaattactgtcaattgatcaaacaacaaaaataattacTGATGTTACTACCACTaacaaaaatgataatgataatagcgattcatcatcatcatcatcatatgaagaaattattattgaaccAGGGAAATTAAGTTTATATAAAAAGACCCAAATGGTTAATGTTGATCaaccaattgatgataaattacCTATACTACGATCAATAGATGTATTATttggtaataatgatttaattgattctCGACCTCATCATAAATCATTACATTTATCTAATAGTGAATCAATGCATACAATCTTATCATTAAATATGATGACATTAACTGATCAAAATgatttacaagaaattcatcaacaaactATTAATTTAAGAAATtctcaattgattgaaactatgaataataaatataaaattatGCAATTATCTGATTTACATTTTGGTCAAGATTTAGGTCGTTGTGATGATTCTAATACTTctagtggtggtggtggtgacgGAGACAGAGACGGTGACGGTGATGAGCATGTTGATGAGTTTAAATGTTCATcagatttgaaaactttgaaatttattgaaaaatcgattcaagaagaaaatcCCGATTTGATTGTTATTACGGgagatttaattgatattcatcgatcaattgattataaatcaattttattaaaatctTTACAACCTATTTTGGCtcataaaataaaatttatttatacatttggtgatgaaattaaagatcAATTGACAAAAATTTCTATTATACAATTTTTATCAACTTTAccaaattgtttaaataCTGTACCTCAAGAAGTTATtgaagataataataataataataataataataacaaaatgCATGGAATcacaaattataattttcaaatcaaacaaaaaagtaGTACCCCTTCTTCAAgttcatcaatttctgtGACGGTCTTAGATTCAGAAGatcatttaattgatgattcaCAAATGACTTATTTATATCgaattaataatgaattattaaatgattataaattattatttttccaTTATCCATTACCTCAATTTCGTCCAAAAGggaaatttaaaattgttggatcatataatgaaaaacaTGAATTAGATcgtaaaacaaaattaaaatttcatgATGATATAATAAGTTGTGGTTATAATGTCATATCTGTTGGTCATGAACATGAAAATGATGCttgtttattatcatcgtcatcgtcatcgtcCAACTCcgataaatcaatttggttATGTTATAATAGTATCACGGGTGATTCAGGTATAACTAAATTAGATAAACAATACGTTAGAAAATTAcgattatttgaaattgattttgaaaaaaatcgAATTTTAAGTTGGAAAcgtaaagaaattgataatcaaCCATTTGATTATCAACTGATATATGAAAAACCtcaaaaaaaggaaaaagaaaagtaa